The sequence CGTCGATCGCGATCAGCTCGACCGAGCGCTCGCCCAGGTCCGGGAACTCGGCTGGGCCGCCGAGACCCAGGAAATGAGCATGGGCGAGGCGGGGCTCGCCGCGCCGATCCGAGGGCACGGCGGCCTCGTCGTCGGCGCCATCGGGCTGTCCGGGCCGGTCGAGCGGATCTGCGACAGCCAGGGCCGCCCACGCCCGAGTCTGATCACCCTGATCCGTGAGGCCGCGCGGGCGATCTCCAGAGACCTGGGAGCCGCCCGCTGGTAGGCCAGGCCGGCCGCCCCCTCGCACCTTCGGAAGGCAGACCCGATCATGGCTGAACGGTATGTAATGTCCATCGATCAGGGCACCAACTCGACCCGGTGCATTCTGTTCGATCACCGTGGGCGCCTGGTCTCGGTGGCGCAGAAGGAGCATCAGCAGTACTTTCCCGAGCCCGGCTGGGTCGAGCACGACGCCGTCGAGATATGGCAGAGCCTGCGGCGCGTGGTGCCCGAGGCCCTGTCCGTCGCCGGTGTCGAGGCCGGACAGGTCGCCGCCATCGGTCTGGCCAACCAGCGCGAGACGACCGTGCTCTGGGACCGGCGCACCGGCGCCCCCCTCGGCCGGGCGATCGTCTGGCAGGACACCCGCACGGCGCCACTCGTCGAGGAACTCACACGGCACCCCGGCGAGGAGTTCTTCCAGCAACGGTGCGCTCTGCCGCCCTCGACCTACTTCTCGGCGCTGCGGATCCGCTGGCTGTTCGACCACGTCAAGGGGCTCCGGCAGCGCGCCGACGACGGCGAGGTGCTGTTCGGAACCATCGAGAGCTGGCTGATCTGGAACCTCACCGGAGGCCCCGACGGCGGCCTGCACATCACCGACGCCACGAACGCCAGCCGCACGATGCTGATGAACATCCGGACGCTCACTTGGGACGACGAGCTGCTGGCCTTCTTCGCAGTGCCCCGCCCGATGCTGCCCGAGATCCGGTCGTCCGCCGAGACATACGGCGACGCCCGCTCGCTGCTGCCGGGTGTAGCCATCACGGCCGCGCTCGGCGACCAGCAGGCCGCGCTCTTCGGCCAGACCTGCTTCTCCCCCGGCGAGGCGAAGTGCACCTACGGAACGGGCAGCTTCCTGCTGCTCAACACCGGCAGCGACATCGTGCGCTCCCGGCACGGGCTCCTGACCACCGTCGCCTACAAGATCGGGGACCAGCAGCCGGTGTACGCCCTGGAAGGGTCGATCGCCGTCACCGGAGCACTCGTCCAGTGGTTCCGGGACCGCCTGGGACTGATCAGCAGCGCCCCGGAGATCGAGACCCTCGCCCGCACGGTCGAGGACAACGGCGGCTGCTACATCGTCCCCGCCTTCTCGGGCCTGTTCGCCCCTCGCTGGCGCAGCGACGCACGCGGGGTCATCGTCGGCCTCACCTCGTACATCACCAAGGGACACCTGGCGCGTGCGGTCCTGGAGGCCACCGGATGGCAGACCCGAGAGGTCGTCGACGCCATGAACGCCGATTCCTCGGTCTCCCTCCAGCAGCTCAAGGTGGACGGGGGCATGACCGCGGACAACCTGCTCATGCAGTTCGTGGCCGACGTGCTCGACGTACCCGTGGTGCGGCCCATGGTCGCCGAGACGGTCTCCCTCGGCGCCGCCTACGCCGCAGGGCTCGCCGCCGGCTACTGGCCGGGTCTGGAGGTGCTGCGCCGCAACTGGCACCGGGCCGGGCAGTGGCTGCCCGACATGGACCCCGAACTGCGCGAGGCGGAGTACGACAACTGGCAGCGGGCCGTCGAGCGCTCTCTGGGGTGGGCCAGACCTTCCCGGTCCGCCGACTCGGGACGGTGATCCGCGTCGGCGGGGGCCAACTCGACCGGGCCGTACCGGAAGAGGTGCTCAACTCCGGGACGGCGGCCGAGACGCCGTACACCGTGGGGCCGGCGGGACCGGGAGTTGCCGGTCGGCCCGGAACTGCGGCTGCGGGTGGTCGCGTTGACCCCGTGTTGTGCCGTCCCGGCCCTGGCGCACGGCGAACTGCCGCCGGATCCCGAGGCGTTGCGGGTGGCAGGAGAATCGGGCCGGGCCGCTGCCGGGGGCCTCAGTGCGCCGGGCGGCGCGCGGCCATCAGCTCGGCTGTGGGGGCCTGCACGACCTGCAGTCCCGCGGCTTCGAGTTCCGCGCCGATCCGGGAGGGGCTGGCCGGCCACACGGCGAACGACTCCCGCTCCCGGCGCCGGATGTGCCCGTTCCGTTCGACGCAGTAAGTGAAGACGGTACGCACGATCCCGCGGTCCGGTTCCTGGGTGATGTCGGCCGTGTACAGGTCCGGGCCGATCCTGACCGGCCCGAGTCGTCCGGCCTCCGTGCGCCGGGTCGGCAGCTGAGCGGGTGGCGGGTCGAAGAGCAGCAGTCCGCCTGGCAGAAGTGCCCGGCCGATGGCCTGCCAGGCCGCGCGGCGGGTGGCGGGGGAAAGACACGCGACGACGTTGGCGGCGATCGCCAGGTCCGCCGCCCCTTCAAGGGCGACCGCTTCGATGGGTTCGGTGTCGAGGGTGAGGCGGGCGCGCTGGTCGGCACCCAGGGCGGCCAGCCGGGTCAGCAGGGCGGAGCGCATCGCGGTGGCCGGTTCGATGGCGTGGACGGGCGTGGCGGAGGCGGCGAGCAGGACCTCGGTGACGATCCCGGTGCCCGCGCCGACGTCGAGGATCGCATGCCGGGCGCGGCGGGCTGCCTCGGTGAAGCGACGCTCAGCTCGTCGACGTTCCGTCTCAGCCTGCAACAGGTCGTAGAACTCGGCCGTGACCACATATTCGGAGTTGCACACTTCACTCACGTTGTCACGGCTACCCGGGTCCGGGCGCGTATCGAGCAGGCCGCGCGAGCGCGGCGTCGTCCAAGTGGGCGAGCGGGGTCCGGCCTCCCGTCCGCGCATCGGGTTCGAGCGTCGGCGAGGCACCGGGGCCGTGGCCGGGTTCAGAGTTCGCGCAGTACGGGCAGCAGCGTCTTCTCCGCCCAGTCCAGGTAGGGCAGCTGTGCGGCACCGCCGACCTGGACAAGTGCGATCTCGGTGAATCCTGCCTTGACATAAGGGAGCACGGCCTCGGCGAACACCTCCGGGTCGTCCCCGCAGGGGATCTGGTCCGTGACATCCGTCTCGCGGACGTGAGCGGCGGCGGAGGCAAAGGCCGTGGTCCCGGGCAGCTCAGCGTTCACCTTCCAGCCGCCGCTGAACCAGCGGAACTGTTCGTGGGCCCGCCGTGCCGCCTCATGGCGGTCCGGGTCGTGGCAGACCGGCACCTGCCCCACCCGCGGCTTGCCCGTTCCGCCGTTCCCCTCGAAGGCAGTGACGAGGTTCGCGTCCGGCTCGACGGCGATCATCAGGTCGGCGAGGCGGCCTGCCAGCCGGCAGGACTGCTGTCCGGAGACCGCCACACCGATGGGCGGCGGGGTGGCGGGCAAGTCCCAGAGCCTGGCGGATTCCACGTCGAAGTACGATCCGTGGTGGTTGACGTACCCCCCGCCGAACAGGGCCCGGATGATCTCGATCGCTTCCGCGAGCATCTCCTGGCGTACGTCGGCTGGGGGCCAGCTCCCGCCCACCACATGCTCGTTGAGGTTCTCACCGGAACCCAGTCCCAGTCTGAAGCGGCCGCCGGACAGCAGCTGCATCGTCGCGGCCTTCTGCGCGACGACCGCCGGGTGATATCGCATCGTCGGGCACGTCACGTACGTCATCAGCGGGATTCGCGAGGTTGCCTGTGCGGCTGCGCCGAGGACGCTCCAGGCGTACGGGGAGTGCCCCTGCTCGTCCAACCACGGAGAGTAGTGGTCTGATGTCACCGAAAAGTCGAAGCCTGCCTTTTCAGCCCGCACGACATGTGCCACCAGATCTCTTGGACCGGCCTGCTCCCCCATCATTGTGTATCCGAATTTCACCATGCCCACCGAGTCTCCCGGCCGGTCCCCGTGAAACGGCGCAGGGACGGCCGCCGGGCACAGGCCGAGATATCCGATCCACCGCTTCAGGGAGTGCGCCGCCCTCGAGCGGGAACCCGGTGCGGGGAAGAAGGCAGGTGAGGCGAAGGAAACCGCTCCTTCGCGTCCCCGTCCTGCGGCACGCGGGTGGCCACCTGCGGCGATGAGCATGTCGCGGCGATCACCCTTGGACCAAGGAGCTGCATGATGCCTGCAGGTTCGAGCAAGAAGCGCGAGCGGCAGTACGAGCACATCAAGGAGAGCGCGGAACAGCGCGGCGCGTCAGAAAAGCGCGCGAAGGAAATCGCCGCGCGCACCGTGAACAAGGAACGGGCCCGATCCGGAGAGGCGGAGACGGCCGGCAAGGTCTCCACGCAGGACCCGAAGTCCGCCTCGGAGCGAGGCGGCGAGCGCAGCCACCGCGGCGCGCAAGGTCCGACGAAGGACCAGCTGTACGAGGAGGCCAAGAGGAAGAACGTCGAGGGACGTTCGCACATGAACAAGGAGCAGCTGCGCAGAGCCGTTGGCCGATGAGCCCCCGCCCTGCCGTGAATGACCGGCGCTGATCGTTCGGCTCTACCGGAATCCCCCGAACGCCACACACCGGTCAGGACGGGTGCGCATCCGGACCGGTACGGCGGGACGCCTCGGCCGCTCCGTGGAAACGGCTGCCGTATCGTTGCGGCACATGTGGCCAGGAGAGCAGTCGTCGACAGGCGGACCGAATCCCCAACAACCGCCGGTCGGCGGCCCGTCGAACCCGTACCAGCACCCCGCTCCTGGTCAGTCGAACCCCTACCAGCAGCCCGCTCCTGGTCAGTCGAACCCGTACCAGCAGTCCGCTCCCGGCCCGTTCCAGCCTGGCCCCTATGCACCGCCTCAGTCTCAGCCCTGGCAGCCGCCGGTGCAGCCGGCCGGCGGCGCACCGGTGGCGCCACCGACGGGCGGCGGCCGCAACCGGACCGCATTCGCAGCCGTCGTCGCGGCAGCGGCCGTCGTGCTCGCGACGGGCGTCACCGGATTCTTTGTGCTGGGCGGCCACAAGCATGACGGTCCTGGCCCGAGGCCGACCAACACCGCAGCGCCGTCGCAGAGTTCCGCCGACCCCCGAGGGTCCGACACGCAGACCGCCACGATCAAGGGCTGGAACGTCCTCACGAACCCGACCCAGGGAATCGCGTTCGACGTCCCGCCCCGATGGGAGATCCAGTCCGCCGGGTGGGTCAGCTATGTCTCCAAGGACGGGGACCCGGACGACAAGCCGCTCATCGCGATACGCAATGTGGCGATGCTGCAGAAGACGTGGTGTTCCTCGGACGAGAACCGCGACGGCACGCTGGAGGACACACCACTGGCCCAGGTGGGTACGAGGGGGAACAACGGTTACCGAAGCACTGAGGAGATCGCCGGTTCCGACCCGGAGACCTGGGTGTACGGGGCGTTCGCCCAGCCGGACAGGACGAAGGTGAAGACCGGCAGCGTCGAGGCGTTCACCACGAACTCCGGCCTCAAGGGCACTCTGGGCACTGCCTGGTCCGTGGGCGTGAAGAAGTCCAAGAAGTGTGCCACGGACGGCCAGGCATGGACCTTCGCCTTCAAGAACTCCGCAGGGGATCTGGTCTCCTGGTCCTTCGTCGGCGCCAGGGGCGTATCCGGCCAGGTACCGGAAGCGACGATACGGAAGATCGCCGCTACGGTACGGCTCTGCAAGGCTCCGTCGGACTCCTGACTCCACCCGTCAGGGCGTCAGGATGACCTTGCCGGTGACGGTGCCGGACTCTGCCAGACGCAGTGCCTCGGCCGCCCTGGTGAGCGGGAGTTGGGCCGCGACGGGGGCGGTGATATCGCCGCGGCCCAGAGCGGTGAAGACCTCCGTGAGGTCGGTGCGCAGCCGGGCGCGGAAGCGGTCCTTGTTCAGTTTCCGGCCGGCCCAGATGTTGTAGAAGTGAGCGCGGCGGCCGTTGGGCAGGGTGTTCCACAGCCAGGTACGGGCAAGGATCTTCAGCACGGGCCACTGCTTGGAACCGGTGTCGTCGCGGGTGGAGGCACTGCCGTAGGAGACGAGGGTGCCGCCGGGGGCCAGCAGGTGCCAGGAGTCGATGACGCTGCGCCCGCCGACGTGGTCGAAGACGGCGTCCACTCCCCCGGGGGCCAGCTCTCGGACCCGAGCCGGTACGTCTCCGGAGCGGTAGTCGACCGGGGTGACGTCCAGGTCCCGCAGCGCGTCGTGATGGCGGACGGAGGCCGTACCGATCACCTTCACACCGGCCGCGCGTGCCAGCTGGACCAGGATCAGACCCACACCGCCGCCGGCACCGTGCACCAGAACCCTCTGCCCGGCCCGCACGCGGGCCGTGCGGTGCAGCATCTGCCAGGCGGTGATGCCGTTGACCACCACGGTCTCGGCCTCGGCCGCGCTCAGCCCCTCGGGGACCTCGACGGCGTCCTGCGCGTCGACGAGCACGTGGCTGGCCCAGCCGCCGACCTTGACCAGCGCGGCCACCCGCCGTCCGACCAGACCCGGGGCGACTTGCTGACCGGCCGAGAGCACCCGGCCCACCAGGTCGTAGCCGGGCACGAACGGGAACGGCGGCTGGTCGTAGTACCGCCCGCGGCGCATCTGCTGCTCGGCGAAGGAGACCCCGGTCGCCTCCATGGCGACCACGATCTGCCCCGGACCGGGCTCCGGCACGGCCGCACTCCTGACCTGCAGGCCTTCCGGGGCTACGACGCCCGGCAGTACGACCTCGACAAAGGGGTGGCTGCTCATGACCACCCTCCCTCCTCTAGTGGGTGTCGCGTTCGTTAGAGGTTCTAACACGCAGCCTCCGTGATGGTCAATCGCGTCCGTGATACCTTCTAACCAAGTTGACCGGGAGAACGGGAGAACGGGTCGTGAGCAAAGCGGATGCGGCAACCCCCCGGGAGCGCTATCGCACCCAGGTACGGGAAGAGGTCAAGAAACACGCCTGGGCACAGATCGCCTCCGCCGGGGCCTCCGCGCTCTCCCTGAACGCCATCGCCAAGCAGATCGGCATGAGCGGGCCGGCCCTCTACCGCTACTTCGCCAACCGCGACGAACTGATCACCGAACTCATCAGGGACGCCTACCGCAGCCTGGCCGACGCCTTCCGCGCCCGCGCCGAAGCCGGCACCGACCTCGACGACCTCGCGCACACCATGCGCAGCTGGGCCCTCGCGGACCCCCAGCGGTACTTCCTGCTCTACGGCACCCCCGTGCCCGGCTACCGCGCCCCCGAGGACACCACCCGGCTGGCCTCCCAGATCATGTCCGTCCTCCTCGACGCCTGCACCGCCGAAGAACCCTCCGCCGCACCCTCGTCACCGCTCCACACGCACCTGGAAAGGCACCGGACCTGGGCCGCAGAGCACCCCGCGCCGCCCTCGGCACTGCACCGCGCCCTCACCTTCTGGACCCGCCTCCACGGCGTACTCTCCCTCGAACTCGCAGGCCACTTCACCGGCATGGGATTCGACCCCGCCCAGCTCTACGCCGCCGAGACACAGACGATCACGCACCACTGACCACTCGCTGGTGCGGATGCCGGTGCGGGCCATTGCCGTACGGCGGGCTGAGGCGGGCGAAGCCTTCCTGACGCTCGTAGGGGAAGTACGGGTAGGGCGCCGGCTTGCTGCTGGCCGCGTCGAGCCGCGCCATCTGGTCGGGGGTCAGCGACCAGCCGACGGCACCGAGGTTCTGGCGCAACTGCTCCTCATTGCGGGCGCCGACGATGACGGAGGACACGGTCGGCCGCTGCAGCAGCCAGTTGATGGCGATCTGCGGGACAGCCTTGCCGGTCTCCTGCGCGATCTCCTCGAGCGCGTCGACCACACGGTAGAGATGCTCGTCGTCCACCGGCGGGCCGTAGTCGGCGGTACGGTGCAGACGGCTGCCGGCGGGCAGCGGCCGGCCGCGGCGGATCTTGCCGGTGAGCCGCCCCCAGCCGAGCGGGCTCCACACCAGCGCCCCCAGTCCCTGGTCGAGCCCGAGAGGCATCAGCTCCCACTCGTAGTCGCGGCCGACGAGGGAGTAGTAGACCTGATGCGCGACGTAGCGCGGGTGGCCGTACTTCTCCGCGATCGCCAGCGACTTCATCGCCTGCCAGCCGGAGAAGTTGGAGACCCCCACATAGCGGATCTTTCCCGCGCGGACGAGATCATCGAGCGTGGACAGGACTTCCTCGATCGGCGTACCCGCGTCGAAGGCATGCAACTGGAACAGGTCGATGTAGTCGGTGCCGAGCCGCCGCAACGCGTCCTCGCACGCGGTGATCAGGCGCGATCGGGAGGAACCCGCATCCCCCGGGCCCTCCCCCATCGGCAGGCCGGCCTTGGTGGAGACGATCACCTTCTCCCTGCGGCCCTTGACCGCCTCGCCCAGCACCTTCTCGGACGCGCCGGCGGAATAGACGTCGGCGGTGTCGAACATTGTGATCCCTGCATCCAGGCAGATGTCCACCAGGCGGCGTGCCTCGCGCACATCGGTGGCGCCCCAGGCGCCGAACAGCGGTCCCTGCCCCCCGAAGGTGCCGGCCCCGAAACTCAGCGCGGGAACCTTCAGCCCGGACGCACCCAGCCGCCTGTATTCCATAGCCGCTCCCCTTGTCTCCACGACGTGTCTCCACGACCGAACCAGCTAACGGTTCTTGAGTTCCGTTAGGATGGCCTCAAGGTAACACGCACAGGCGATTAACGAAACTGGAGTCCCGTTATGAGTTCGATGGGTGCCGAGCCGGGAACCGTCCGGCCAGGAGGACGCACCGCGCGGGTGCGGGCAGCCGTCCTGCAGGCAGCCGGGGACACCCTGGCCGAACACGGCTTCGCCCACCTCGACCTCGCCGACATCGCCCGTCGCGCGGAAGTCGGCAAGACCACCGTCTACCGCCGCTGGGGAAACGTCACCAGCCTGGTGGCCGACCTGCTCGCCGACATGGCCGAGCAGTCACTGCCGCGTACCGAGACCGGCTCGCTGCTCGGCGACCTCACCGCCAACGCCCGGCTTGTGCAGCGCACTTTGGCCGACCCACGCCAGGGAGCGCTGTTCAAGGCCGTCATCGCGGCCGCCACCTGTGACACGAGGACAGCCGAGTCCCTGCACCGCTTCTACGACACCCGCGTCGACGAATGGGTCCCCTGCGTCCAACAAGCCATCGACCGCGGCGAACTACCCGGGAACACCGACCCCCACGAAGTCGTCCGTGCCGTCTCCGCCCCCCTCTACTACCGCCTCCTCACCACCAACAGCCCGCCCGACGAAGCCGCCGCCGACCGGGCCGCCGAGGCCGCAGCGGCTGCCGCGCGCGCCGGAGCGTACCTGCGGAGCAACGGACCCGCCTGACCGCAGCGACATCACCGGCACCCCAGCGACACCACGGCGCATCGGCTCCGCTCACGATCCGCCGCCTGGAGCCGGACGGGCGTGCAGGGCGCAGTCGAGCACCGTGACGGCCTTTCCGGTGAGATGCACGCGGTCGCCGTGCACGGCAGTGCGGACCAGGCCGGGCCGGGCGGATGCCTGGAGCCCGGTGAGTTCGTCGCGGCCCAGCCGCGCCGACCAGTAAGGGGCGAGTACGGTGTGGGCGCTGCCTGTGACCGGGTCTTCGGGAATGCCTCTGGCCGGTGCGAAGAAGCGGGACACGAAGTCGTGTTCCAGGCCGGTCCCCGCCGCCGGGGCGGTGATGATGACACCGCGCAGGCCTTCGCGGTGCGTCAGGGCGGCCAGCGCATTCATGTCAGGGCTCGCGCCCCGGACGGTGGCCTCGTCGGGCAGGACAGCCAGCAGATCACCGAGCCCGTCGGAGCGGAACGTGTCCTCGGGCGCGCTCCCCAGTGCCTGGGACAGTCCGTCCGGTACGGGCACCGCGGTGCTGGGTGCTGCGGGAAAGTCCATGGTGATCCCACCCTCCTCGTCGGCGTGGGTGACGAGGACGCCGTACCACCGGGTCATGAAGCGCACGGTGCCGACAAGTCCTCGCTCAGCGCGCAGCACATGCGCCGTGGCCAACGTCGCATGACCGCAGAGCCGGGACTCCACGAGCGGAGTGAACCAACGGATCGCCCAATCGGCCTCTGCCCCGGCGGGCGTCGGGAGGGCGAACGCGGTCTCGGAATGGTTCATCTCGGCTGCGATCCGAAGCATCCAGGCATCTTCCGGCCACTGTCCCGGTGGCAGGAGACACACGGCCGCCGGGTTCCCGGTGAACGGACGATCAGTGAAGGCGTCGACGACGTGAATACGCATGCCCGGACCCTAGAAGAGCCAAAGCGAGCCCCGCCAAGGCCAATTCTGCACCCGTGGACCGACCGGGGAGCGCCCCGCGGGACCCGGCGGAACGGCGTGGCCGGCCGTCCCCTCGGCACGGCGCGCGTGTCCACGACCGTCAGGCCGGTGCTGGCGTCCAGCGCGTCGAACCGGTCGGAATCAGCTGAAGGTCCCGGTGAGCGTGCCCGTCACCGCGCCGGCATGACCGGCGGCGGCCCTGGCCGCGTCGATCACGATCGCTCGCGGAAGCGGTCGTCGTCCCCGGCGCCGAGGCGGTCGCGAGGCCGCACGTGGCGGACAGCGCGTACGCGGCGCTCACCAGCGCCGCAGCCAACTCCTGCGCCGCGCGAAGCCGTTCACCGCACTCCTGCTCGAAGGGCGGGGCGTTCGGGCTCTCGCGCAGGGGCCGCACGGCAAAGGCCCCGGACCTGTGACGGTCCGGGGCCTTTGGCATCCACTGGAGACGAACACGAGCAGCTACTGAAGGGCGGGCGGGCGCAGGGCTGATGGCCCCGGCACCGCGACCCCGTTTCGGTGAACTACCTGACGCGGCTATCAGCGATCGCAGTCGGTACCCATGTCAGTGAACTGCCCACCTGGAGAACCCTCGCCGTTGATCAGGTTGCCGGCCAGTCCGTTGAGGACCCCTACCTCACCGAGGATGTCGATGTTCAGGTTGTGGGTCCTGCACCCGCCGCCGTGATGCAAACCTTGCGCGGCCTGGGCGGTGGCGGGGCCGGCGGCCATCATGCTGATTCCGGCGATGACGGCGGCCGCAGCAGCGGCGGTGGATATCTTGCGCATTTCTCCTCCTTGGGCCGGGTAGAGCGCACATCAAAAGATCCACTTGGCGCTCATTTCGGAGGCTATTTCGATCTCTCCCGCGGCGCTCATCGGGAAAGCCATCCGGGGGCACCGAGGCCCAACCGGTCGCGGTGGATTCTTCCGCGGCGGCATGAGCAGGGCTCGCGTTCCGTGCCTCCGGCAGGTACGAGGGACGTGTGCGGGCATGCCGGGCGACGTGCTGCGTGGAGTCATCTCCCAGGACGCGACGGCGACTTGGGAGGCAGCCGGCATCGAGGTCAGGACAGGTGGCCGGGCCCGCCACCGCGGATCCGTGCCGGAGGGGTCGGCCATCTGGTCCAGAACCAGCGCGTCGGGACCGTACTCCGATCGAAGTCCTGCTGCGGTGGTCGGGCCGCCTTGGCCCATCCGTGGGCAGGACTCACGGTGCCCCTGGTGTGCGGCTTCCGCTCGTCAGTTTCCCCGGCCCGGTGCAGTGTGGAATACATGGATGTCCGGCGGGGCTGGGGCGGCCTGCGGCAGCCGTGGCAGTCGAGTCATGCGCTGCTGGTCATTCCGATCGCACTCATCGTCGTGATCACGGTGGTGGACCAGCTCGTCCCGGGAGACATCCACCTCGGTCCGCTTCTGGTGGTCGCTCCGGCGATCACCGTCGCCTTCGCGGGCCGCTGGCTGACCATACTGGTCGGCTTCCTGGCCGTAGGAGCGCAGGCGTACATCGGCTGGCATTTCGGTGTGCTCTTCAGCCGCAACGTGCTGGTCCAGATCCTCGCCCTGGCCGTGCTGTCCTCCCTGGCGGTGCTCTTCTGCATCGTGCGCGAGCGCCACAGACGCCAGCTGGCCCAGGTGCGCACAGTCGCCGAAGCGACGCAGCACGTGTTGCTGTGGCCGCTGCCCGACCAGCTCGGCCCGGTGCAGGTCGCCGTGCTCTATCTGGCCGCCGAGGACGAGGCCCAGATCGGCGGTGACCTGTATGCGGCCACGCCTACCGAGACCGGCGTCAGGGTCATGATCGGCGATGTGCGCGGCAAAGGCCTGTCGGCCATCGGCGAGGCCGCCCTGCTCATCGGAGCCTTCCGGGAGGCCGCCCACCAACACGCCGACCTGCCGACGCTGGCCGCCGCCCTGGAATGCAGCGTCGCCCGGAACCTGGCCCACCTGGAGCCGGCCGGGGAAACCGCGGAACGGTTCGCCACCGCGCTCCTCATGGAGGTCCCGGAGGGCGAAAGTGTCAGCCAGATCATCAGCTGCGGGCACCCGCCACCGCTCCTGCTCAGCTCGGACAGCGCCGCCGTGGTTCCCGTGCACCCGGCACCCCCGCTGGGACTCGGCGAGCTGGGCCCGACGGAGTACACCGTCGACGTCGTCTCCTTCGAACCCGGTGACACACTCCTGCTCTACACCGACGGCGTCATCGAGGCCCGTGACGCCTCCGGCGCCTTCTACCCACTCGCGCAGCGGGCCGCCCTGTGGACCGACAGCAGCCCCGAGAAACTGGTGCACGCTCTTCGGCGCGATCTTCTCGCGCACGTGGGCGGCCGCCTCGACGACGACGCCGCGGTCATCGCGCTGTGCCGCACGCCCATCGCACACCGTGGCCACCACCGGGCGTCGTGAAGTCGACCTGGCCCCGGAGTTCGCCGAGTGCGCCTTCCTACGTCGTCATCGCCGCACCGCCGTCGCAGTCGCCGAGGGCCGGCGTTCAGGAGGCCTCACGGAGCCTCTCCCACGGCTCCGGGGCGGGCAGCAATGTCATCCGTGGAGTTGTCGCCGCCGCACAGACCGCCCAACCCCACCGTGCACTGGAGGTCGTTGACCTCCTTGAAGACGGTGTCGCCGGATTCCGCGCCAAGGGCTCCGCCGCCTTCGTCCAGATACGTGGCGAGGGGTGCAGCAGGGCCCGCCGCGGGCGCGGGCTTCGCGTGCGCCGGGCCGCACGCCAGGAAGGCGACAGTGGACAGGCCGAGCACCATCGCCGAACGGGTCATGATCTTGATCATGCCGGTCCAACGAGGTGATTCGGGCCCGGTCACGGATCGTCACCCGTGTGTCGGATCGTCGTCGCCAGGCGGTGGCAGGTACTGCTCCAGCGCGCGCAGTGCGTCGAGCGTCCAGGTCAGCGGAGCCCGCCCGGCGCGGGCCTGGGCGCCAGCGCCGACAGCAACTCCCGTATGTCCTCCGGGCGTTCGCGCAGCGCGGGCAGGGCTACCGAGCGGGCGGCCAGGACTGGCGCTCGATGCCGGCCCGCGGGATCGCGGTGGTGGGCCCGACGGTCCAGCTGGAACTGGACGTACAGGCGATGTACCGGACCCACCACACGCCCACGCCTCCGAAGTAGGCAGCCCTTGTGCGATGTCCTCCGGCGGCAGAGCCGTCTCAGCCGCGGTCAGCCGGTCTCGGAGGTGAGGGTGAGCACGGCGATGTCGTCCTCGTGCAGGCTGCCGGCGACCACCGTGCCGTTGTGCTCGGCGACACTGGTCACGAAGCCGTA comes from Streptomyces sp. FXJ1.172 and encodes:
- a CDS encoding PhzF family phenazine biosynthesis protein; this encodes MRIHVVDAFTDRPFTGNPAAVCLLPPGQWPEDAWMLRIAAEMNHSETAFALPTPAGAEADWAIRWFTPLVESRLCGHATLATAHVLRAERGLVGTVRFMTRWYGVLVTHADEEGGITMDFPAAPSTAVPVPDGLSQALGSAPEDTFRSDGLGDLLAVLPDEATVRGASPDMNALAALTHREGLRGVIITAPAAGTGLEHDFVSRFFAPARGIPEDPVTGSAHTVLAPYWSARLGRDELTGLQASARPGLVRTAVHGDRVHLTGKAVTVLDCALHARPAPGGGS
- a CDS encoding PP2C family protein-serine/threonine phosphatase; protein product: MDVRRGWGGLRQPWQSSHALLVIPIALIVVITVVDQLVPGDIHLGPLLVVAPAITVAFAGRWLTILVGFLAVGAQAYIGWHFGVLFSRNVLVQILALAVLSSLAVLFCIVRERHRRQLAQVRTVAEATQHVLLWPLPDQLGPVQVAVLYLAAEDEAQIGGDLYAATPTETGVRVMIGDVRGKGLSAIGEAALLIGAFREAAHQHADLPTLAAALECSVARNLAHLEPAGETAERFATALLMEVPEGESVSQIISCGHPPPLLLSSDSAAVVPVHPAPPLGLGELGPTEYTVDVVSFEPGDTLLLYTDGVIEARDASGAFYPLAQRAALWTDSSPEKLVHALRRDLLAHVGGRLDDDAAVIALCRTPIAHRGHHRAS
- a CDS encoding TetR/AcrR family transcriptional regulator; this translates as MSSMGAEPGTVRPGGRTARVRAAVLQAAGDTLAEHGFAHLDLADIARRAEVGKTTVYRRWGNVTSLVADLLADMAEQSLPRTETGSLLGDLTANARLVQRTLADPRQGALFKAVIAAATCDTRTAESLHRFYDTRVDEWVPCVQQAIDRGELPGNTDPHEVVRAVSAPLYYRLLTTNSPPDEAAADRAAEAAAAAARAGAYLRSNGPA